In Zalophus californianus isolate mZalCal1 chromosome 17, mZalCal1.pri.v2, whole genome shotgun sequence, one DNA window encodes the following:
- the C17H19orf18 gene encoding uncharacterized protein C19orf18 homolog isoform X1 codes for MDKVQSSFTFLVLFLMECPLLLCLPYGALRPTMPKQFPGHNGSRKGDTRNRIKNNQSFIAHSTPTNTDTWNAALISHRPALVQVIIIACVAFTIALICGIVISYVIYRLVQAEERQQLVWLYNNVRIPFLGDGDDGVNDDKEASEDGSLDESTSLLPENEEELEKFIHSAIPRFVICQCPYCLQPDFQTIATIPIITEADDAETGPWVSFQTSQNTAIKPHCFPSFLDFCRPLSDA; via the exons ATGGACAAGGTTCAAAGTTCTTTCAcctttctagttttgtttttaatggaatgCCCACTTCTTTTATGCTTGCCTTATGGAG CTCTGAGACCTACTATGCCCAAGCAATTCCCAGGGCATAATG gtagTAGGAAAGGTGATACACGTAACCGTATAAAGAACAACCAGAGTTTTATAGCACACTCAACACCCACGAACACCGACACCTGGAATGCAG caCTGATTTCGCACAGACCTGCTCTTGTTCAAGTAATTATAATTGCGTGTGTAGCCTTTACCATTGCCCTGATATGTGGAATCGTTATTTCCTATGTGATATA TCGGCTGGTCCAGGCTGAGGAAAGACAGCAGCTGGTGTGGCTCTATAACAATGTCAGGATACCATTCCTGGGAGATGGTGACGACGGTGTCAACGATGACAAAGAGGCCTCGGAGGATGGGAGCCTGGATGAGTCCACCTCCCTACTTCCAGAGAATGAGGAGGAGCTGGAAAAGTTCATTCACTCAG CTATCCCAAGGTTTGTAATCTGCCAGTGTCCTTACTGCCTCCAACCTGATTTCCAAACGATTGCCACCATTCCCATCATCACCGAGGCAGACGATGCAGAAACTGGACCCTGGGTCAGCTTTCAGACAAGCCAGAACACGGCAATCAAGCCccactgttttccttccttcctggactTCTGTAGACCTCTAAGTGATGCATAA
- the C17H19orf18 gene encoding uncharacterized protein C19orf18 homolog isoform X3, with protein sequence MDKVQSSFTFLVLFLMECPLLLCLPYGALRPTMPKQFPGHNALISHRPALVQVIIIACVAFTIALICGIVISYVIYRLVQAEERQQLVWLYNNVRIPFLGDGDDGVNDDKEASEDGSLDESTSLLPENEEELEKFIHSAIPRFVICQCPYCLQPDFQTIATIPIITEADDAETGPWVSFQTSQNTAIKPHCFPSFLDFCRPLSDA encoded by the exons ATGGACAAGGTTCAAAGTTCTTTCAcctttctagttttgtttttaatggaatgCCCACTTCTTTTATGCTTGCCTTATGGAG CTCTGAGACCTACTATGCCCAAGCAATTCCCAGGGCATAATG caCTGATTTCGCACAGACCTGCTCTTGTTCAAGTAATTATAATTGCGTGTGTAGCCTTTACCATTGCCCTGATATGTGGAATCGTTATTTCCTATGTGATATA TCGGCTGGTCCAGGCTGAGGAAAGACAGCAGCTGGTGTGGCTCTATAACAATGTCAGGATACCATTCCTGGGAGATGGTGACGACGGTGTCAACGATGACAAAGAGGCCTCGGAGGATGGGAGCCTGGATGAGTCCACCTCCCTACTTCCAGAGAATGAGGAGGAGCTGGAAAAGTTCATTCACTCAG CTATCCCAAGGTTTGTAATCTGCCAGTGTCCTTACTGCCTCCAACCTGATTTCCAAACGATTGCCACCATTCCCATCATCACCGAGGCAGACGATGCAGAAACTGGACCCTGGGTCAGCTTTCAGACAAGCCAGAACACGGCAATCAAGCCccactgttttccttccttcctggactTCTGTAGACCTCTAAGTGATGCATAA
- the C17H19orf18 gene encoding uncharacterized protein C19orf18 homolog isoform X4, producing the protein MDKVQSSFTFLVLFLMECPLLLCLPYGALISHRPALVQVIIIACVAFTIALICGIVISYVIYRLVQAEERQQLVWLYNNVRIPFLGDGDDGVNDDKEASEDGSLDESTSLLPENEEELEKFIHSAIPRFVICQCPYCLQPDFQTIATIPIITEADDAETGPWVSFQTSQNTAIKPHCFPSFLDFCRPLSDA; encoded by the exons ATGGACAAGGTTCAAAGTTCTTTCAcctttctagttttgtttttaatggaatgCCCACTTCTTTTATGCTTGCCTTATGGAG caCTGATTTCGCACAGACCTGCTCTTGTTCAAGTAATTATAATTGCGTGTGTAGCCTTTACCATTGCCCTGATATGTGGAATCGTTATTTCCTATGTGATATA TCGGCTGGTCCAGGCTGAGGAAAGACAGCAGCTGGTGTGGCTCTATAACAATGTCAGGATACCATTCCTGGGAGATGGTGACGACGGTGTCAACGATGACAAAGAGGCCTCGGAGGATGGGAGCCTGGATGAGTCCACCTCCCTACTTCCAGAGAATGAGGAGGAGCTGGAAAAGTTCATTCACTCAG CTATCCCAAGGTTTGTAATCTGCCAGTGTCCTTACTGCCTCCAACCTGATTTCCAAACGATTGCCACCATTCCCATCATCACCGAGGCAGACGATGCAGAAACTGGACCCTGGGTCAGCTTTCAGACAAGCCAGAACACGGCAATCAAGCCccactgttttccttccttcctggactTCTGTAGACCTCTAAGTGATGCATAA
- the C17H19orf18 gene encoding uncharacterized protein C19orf18 homolog isoform X2: protein MDKVQSSFTFLVLFLMECPLLLCLPYGALRPTMPKQFPGHNGSRKGDTRNRIKNNQSFIAHSTPTNTDTWNAALISHRPALVQVIIIACVAFTIALICGIVISYVIYRLVQAEERQQLVWLYNNVRIPFLGDGDDGVNDDKEASEDGSLDESTSLLPENEEELEKFIHSVIRSKRREYMVNKRLKKEQDLLMETKIGNSMHSIFSEDL from the exons ATGGACAAGGTTCAAAGTTCTTTCAcctttctagttttgtttttaatggaatgCCCACTTCTTTTATGCTTGCCTTATGGAG CTCTGAGACCTACTATGCCCAAGCAATTCCCAGGGCATAATG gtagTAGGAAAGGTGATACACGTAACCGTATAAAGAACAACCAGAGTTTTATAGCACACTCAACACCCACGAACACCGACACCTGGAATGCAG caCTGATTTCGCACAGACCTGCTCTTGTTCAAGTAATTATAATTGCGTGTGTAGCCTTTACCATTGCCCTGATATGTGGAATCGTTATTTCCTATGTGATATA TCGGCTGGTCCAGGCTGAGGAAAGACAGCAGCTGGTGTGGCTCTATAACAATGTCAGGATACCATTCCTGGGAGATGGTGACGACGGTGTCAACGATGACAAAGAGGCCTCGGAGGATGGGAGCCTGGATGAGTCCACCTCCCTACTTCCAGAGAATGAGGAGGAGCTGGAAAAGTTCATTCACTCAG TTATTAGATCCAAAAGAAGAGAGTATATGGTAAACAAGAGattgaagaaagaacaagatttattaatggaaacaaaaatagGGAATTCTATGCACAGTATATTCTCAGAGGATCTATGA
- the C17H19orf18 gene encoding uncharacterized protein C19orf18 homolog isoform X5 → MDKVQSSFTFLVLFLMECPLLLCLPYGALRPTMPKQFPGHNGSRKGDTRNRIKNNQSFIAHSTPTNTDTWNAALISHRPALVQVIIIACVAFTIALICGIVISYVIYRLVQAEERQQLVWLYNNVRIPFLGDGDDGVNDDKEASEDGSLDESTSLLPENEEELEKFIHSGSKFS, encoded by the exons ATGGACAAGGTTCAAAGTTCTTTCAcctttctagttttgtttttaatggaatgCCCACTTCTTTTATGCTTGCCTTATGGAG CTCTGAGACCTACTATGCCCAAGCAATTCCCAGGGCATAATG gtagTAGGAAAGGTGATACACGTAACCGTATAAAGAACAACCAGAGTTTTATAGCACACTCAACACCCACGAACACCGACACCTGGAATGCAG caCTGATTTCGCACAGACCTGCTCTTGTTCAAGTAATTATAATTGCGTGTGTAGCCTTTACCATTGCCCTGATATGTGGAATCGTTATTTCCTATGTGATATA TCGGCTGGTCCAGGCTGAGGAAAGACAGCAGCTGGTGTGGCTCTATAACAATGTCAGGATACCATTCCTGGGAGATGGTGACGACGGTGTCAACGATGACAAAGAGGCCTCGGAGGATGGGAGCCTGGATGAGTCCACCTCCCTACTTCCAGAGAATGAGGAGGAGCTGGAAAAGTTCATTCACTCAG